The following proteins are encoded in a genomic region of Zea mays cultivar B73 chromosome 9, Zm-B73-REFERENCE-NAM-5.0, whole genome shotgun sequence:
- the LOC100279666 gene encoding uncharacterized protein LOC100279666 encodes MDEEEATATSTSSNASSEGSMGTASSRLSSGIDSVSDQKLSSNWNSSASEKEVVKLSSLGNASELPVLPCSCSVMDDSVTNDEAADRSGDAGAAVVGAGTTTPSASAVAFLAPPPPRFAAVAGLCFLPTPAVGVVPCCCCSCLAGSTRFLRCVCETFLISLSVRPGSLVVMADHLSSSEERAEEREVRAAAAANPSVVGCG; translated from the coding sequence ATGGACGAGGAGGAGGCGACAGCCACGTCGACGTCGTCGAACGCGTCGTCGGAGGGCTCCATGGGGACGGCGTCGTCGAGGCTGTCCAGCGGCATCGACAGCGTCTCGGACCAGAAGCTATCGTCGAACTGGAACTCCTCGGCGTCCGAGAAGGAGGTGGTGAAGCTCTCCTCCTTGGGGAACGCGAGCGAGCTCCCCGTGTTGCCGTGCTCCTGCTCCGTCATGGATGACTCGGTCACCAACGACGAGGCCGCCGACCGTTCGGGCGACGCCGGCGCAGCGGTGGTCGGGGCCGGTACGACGACGCCGTCGGCGTCGGCCGTCGCCTTCCTGGCTCCACCGCCCCCGCGCTTCGCTGCCGTCGCGGGCCTGTGCTTCTTGCCGACGCCAGCCGTCGGCGTCGTGCCGTGCTGCTGCTGCTCCTGCTTGGCGGGATCCACACGCTTCTTGAGGTGTGTGTGTGAGACGTTCTTGATCTCGTTGTCCGTCCGCCCGGGCAGCCTAGTGGTGATGGCGGACCACCTAAGCAGTTCAGAAGAGAGAGCAGAAGAGAGAGAGGTGAGAGCAGCAGCTGCGGCAAACCCTAGCGTCGTCGGCTGCGGCTGA
- the LOC100125655 gene encoding ATP-dependent Clp protease proteolytic subunit-related protein 2, chloroplastic (The RefSeq protein has 4 substitutions compared to this genomic sequence), translating to MAAPASSSRFHPRATASPPSSLSVGTKVFVGLRAQTKLGSSESSCPNVSAGFHTAVNRRISLRLSKKKATRARISTMPIGTPRVPYRTPGEGTWQWLDIWNALYRERIIFIGDNIDEEFSNQVLASMLYLDSIDNSKKIMLYINGPGGDLTPCMALYDTMLSLKSPIGTHCLGFAFNLAGFILAAGEKGSRTGMPLCRISLQSPAGAARGQADDIENEANELIRIKDYLYGKLAGHTGHSVEKIHEDLSRVKRFDAKGALEYGIIDRIVRPSRIKKEGSTAQRRDMRNLGLG from the exons ATGGCGGCGCCGGCCAGCTCCTCATGCTTCCACCCACGCGCGACCGCCAGCCCGCCGTCTTCTCTCAG CGTCGGCACCAAGGTCTTCGTCGGGCTCAGGGCGCAGACCAAGCTCG GTTCGTCGGAGTCGTCATGCCCGAATGTCAGCGCTGGGTTCCACACTGCGGTCAACCGGAGAATCTCTCTCAG GTTGTCCAAAAAGAAGGCGACCAGAGCCCGCATCTCGATGATGCCTATTGGTACTCCACGTGTGCCTTACCGAACACCTGGTGAAGGAACCTGGCAATGGCTTGACATATGGAACGCTCTG TACCGTGAGCGGATTATCTTCATTGGGGACAATATAGATGAAGAATTCAGCAACCAAGTGTTGGCAAGCATGCTCTATCTTGACAGCATTGATAATTCCAAAAAGATAATGCTATACATTAATGGACCAGGAGGAGAT CTTACTCCGTGTATGGCACTATATGATACCATGCTAAGTCTAAAAAGTCCTATTGGCACTCACTGCTTGGGCTTTGCATTCAACCTGGCAGGATTCATCCTTGCAGCCGGTGAAAAG GGTTCACGCACTGGTATGCCTCTATGCCGGATTTCACTCCAATCACCTGCCGGAGCAGCTCGAGGACAG GCTGACGATATAGAAAACGAAGCAAACGAGCTTATCCGCATCAAGAACTATCTCTATGGCAAGCTCGCGGGGCACACAGGCCATTCTGTCGAGAAG ATCCATGAGGACCTGTCTAGGGTGAAGCGCTTCGACGCCGAAGGGGCTCTCGAGTACGGGATCATCGACCGTATTGTCAGGCCGTCTAGGATCAAGAAAGAGGGCTCCACTGCTCAAAGGAGGGACATGCGGAATCTGGGACTTGGCTAA